Proteins encoded within one genomic window of Gambusia affinis linkage group LG09, SWU_Gaff_1.0, whole genome shotgun sequence:
- the lrrtm2 gene encoding leucine-rich repeat transmembrane neuronal protein 2, with the protein MGFHSRWPLVGPAPVAVSVISMLLACLLSPASCTTCPQKCRCEDLQFYCDTQELKAPPDGVDKGALGLSLRHNSITELSPDQFYGFSQLTWLHLDHNQITTVQEDAFQGLYKLKDLNLSSNRITKLPNTTFIHLINLQILDLSFNQMTSLEPELFHGLRKLQILHLRSNLLRTTPVRAFWDCRNLEYLGLSSNRLRSLARNGFAGLIKLKELHLEHNQLTKINLAHFPRLVALQFLYLQWNKINNVTCGMEWTWSTLEKLDLTGNEIRVLTPDVFQTLPNLKILLLDNNKLSSLEPQVLDMWQSLSTIGLSSNLWECTKRICSLATWLSAFKGRWEHSIVCHSPEYAQGEEILDAVYGFQLCQNFSAPVIQTISTTTDTTTAAEITSSLFGIMQPSPTQDYAEDFGSFTTLTTTTTTTQTPSTAEATTALLEEAAVTDDFLAMDNTVMTHRVIIGTMALLFSFFFIIFVVYISRKCCPPTLRRIRHCSAIQNRRQMRTQQRQPMADLATQVPYNEYEPSHEEGALVIINGYGQCKCQQLPYKECEV; encoded by the exons ATGG GTTTCCATTCAAGGTGGCCATTGGTGGGACCTGCACCAGTGGCTGTGAGTGTGATCAGTATGCTCCTAGCGTGTCTGCTGTCTCCTGCATCATGCACAACCTGCCCTCAAAAATGCCGCTGTGAGGACCTGCAGTTCTACTGCGACACCCAGGAGCTTAAGGCACCACCAGATGGTGTGGACAAGGGCGCCCTGGGGTTGTCGCTACGCCACAACAGCATCACTGAGCTCTCCCCCGATCAGTTCTATGGTTTCAGCCAGCTCACCTGGCTACATCTAGATCACAACCAGATCACCACAGTACAAGAGGATGCCTTTCAAGGCCTCTATAAACTGAAGGACCTCAACCTGAGCTCCAATCGTATCACCAAGTTGCCCAACACAACCTTCATCCACCTCATCAACCTTCAGATCCTGGACCTTTCATTCAATCAGATGACATCATTGGAGCCAGAACTGTTTCATGGACTTAGGAAGCTCCAGATACTTCACCTCCGCTCAAATTTACTTCGCACTACACCTGTACGAGCATTTTGGGACTGCCGTAACCTGGAATATCTGGGCCTGAGCAGCAACCGTCTACGGAGCCTTGCCCGGAATGGATTTGCTGGGCTCATTAAACTCAAAGAACTCCACTTGGAGCACAATCAGCTGACCAAGATTAACTTGGCCCATTTCCCTCGTCTCGTTGCCCTCCAGTTTCTCTATCTCCAGTGGAATAAGATCAACAATGTCACGTGTGGCATGGAGTGGACCTGGAGCACTTTAGAGAAGCTGGACCTCACAGGAAATGAAATCCGTGTCCTGACACCTGACGTGTTTCAAACGCTgccaaatttaaaaattttgctaCTGGATAACAACAAACTAAGCAGCTTGGAGCCCCAAGTCTTGGATATGTGGCAGTCTTTGAGTACAATTGGACTGTCCAGCAACCTTTGGGAATGTACCAAAAGGATTTGCTCTTTGGCCACATGGTTGAGCGCCTTCAAGGGAAGGTGGGAACATTCCATAGTCTGCCATAGTCCCGAATATGCCCAAGGGGAGGAGATACTTGACGCCGTCTATGGATTCCAGCTTTGCCAGAATTTTTCAGCACCAGTCATTCAGACCATCAGTACAACCACAGACACTACTACGGCTGCTGAGATCACAAGCTCCTTGTTTGGAATTATGCAGCCAAGCCCCACACAGGACTATGCAGAGGATTTTGGGAGCTTTACCACACTCACAACCACCACAACCACAACACAAACACCAAGCACTGCTGAAGCAACTACTGCTTTACTGGAAGAGGCAGCTGTAACAGATGATTTCTTAGCTATGGACAACACTGTCATGACTCATAGGGTCATCATTGGAACTATGGcccttctcttttctttttttttcataatttttgttGTGTATATCTCACGAAAGTGCTGCCCCCCCACCCTGCGGAGGATACGCCACTGTTCTGCTATTCAGAACCGCAGACAGATGAGGACCCAGCAGCGACAGCCAATGGCAGACCTAGCCACACAGGTACCCTATAATGAGTATGAGCCCAGCCATGAAGAAGGGGCTCTCGTCATCATCAACGGCTACGGGCAGTGCAAATGTCAGCAACTGCCTTACAAAGAGTGTGAAGTATGA